The following are encoded in a window of Clarias gariepinus isolate MV-2021 ecotype Netherlands chromosome 8, CGAR_prim_01v2, whole genome shotgun sequence genomic DNA:
- the myoz1a gene encoding myozenin-1a, producing the protein MPLAGTPAPPNKRKKTTKIITDLSHITQNEYESEPEASEFDLGTKISTPKDIMLEELSLLKNKGSKMFKMRQQRVERFIYENNPDVFNSDSMDNFQKFVPGIGGQMVDVGGHLVGGHLVGGKIIGGRIVVGGGQAPVPPPKPGSRGTGVGSGAGGAGGVGAGGTAGGVGAGAGSGTSADGSQSAESTKAAALKEKKRLEYLKTYVSPWEKAMKGNVELTSTMKPYMPGPCSQKDLPKYKCFNRSALPFGGFEKAAQLMTFQLPDIEASEEPEPAVVYHHDAHSRPCFNRTPIGWVGSGDTSNVHLLIDTMPFDGETDEL; encoded by the exons ATGCCTCTCGCTGGAACACCTGCCCCTCCtaacaagaggaaaaaaaccaCTAAAATCATCACTGACCTGTCACACATCACTCAAAATG AGTATGAATCGGAGCCTGAGGCCTCCGAGTTTGACCTGGGGACGAAGATCAGCACACCCAAAGACATTATGCTGGAGGAACTGTCCCTGCTCAAAAATAAGGGCTCCAAGATGTTCAAAATGAGGCAGCAGCGTGTGGAGAGATTCATCTATGAGAACAACCCTGACGTCTTCAACAGTGACTCTATG GATAACTTCCAGAAGTTTGTCCCCGGCATTGGAGGCCAAATGGTGGATGTTGGCGGACATCTTGTAGGCGGACATCTTGTTGGGGGAAAGATTATTGGTGGACGGATAGTTGTTGGAGGTGGGCAAGCACCTGTGCCCCCTCCCAAACCAGGAAGCCGGGGTACAGGGGTAGGAAGTGGAGCTGGTGGAGCTGGTGGAGTTGGTGCAGGAGGAACAGCTGGCGGAGTGGGTGCAGGAGCGGGTTCTGGTACATCAGCTGATGGTTCTCAGA GTGCAGAAAGCACTAAGGCTGCTGctttaaaagagaagaaaagactGGAATATTTGAAGACATATGTATCGCCCTGGGAAAAGGCCATGAAGGGCAATGTAGAGCTTACATCCACTATGAAGCCATACATGCCAGGACCCTGTTCTCAGAAAGACCTGCCAAAATACAAGTGTTTTAACAG GTCAGCTTTGCCCTTTGGTGGATTTGAGAAAGCTGCTCAGCTGATGACCTTCCAGCTGCCAGATATCGAGGCATCAGAGGAGCCGGAGCCTGCAGTGGTGTACCACCATGACGCACACTCAAGACCCTGTTTTAACCGCACTCCCATCGGCTGGGTGGGCAGCGGAGACACAAGCAACGTCCACCTGCTGATTGATACCATGCCATTCGATGGGGAGACTGACGAGCTGTGA
- the synpo2la gene encoding synaptopodin 2-like protein has protein sequence MVVEEITITLSGGAPWGFRLQGGVEHQRPLQVAKVRKRSKACRAGLREGDELVSINESSCEHMSHAQAMNFIDSIPGSLRIRVKRAPSGFQSVVLVARAPSPRIDKEYRAALRAKSPSSSKVQQSSVRQAFYSSATSQNVRSGVTSPFGSEAYYGETDSDADVAAHDRQRKQKRHVPSNSPGKSGYTSYSVGETSEMSGYDSAPDVQGYTRMGHCSEEGTLPGVVPREVVYQPHSSGAWSSQTSTETSSMSADEQSSHDLVLEEDSGFQEPANVPLVSPERAKGALRLSSHTQLVPMVGPVNKPVDEELTKTYMDKAKQAKLNRGDTPQDKQVKEARKKCRTIACLLTDAPNPHSKGVLMFKKRRQRSKKYTLTSYGSVDEDMQQDSQEEDTQFLGSESEVDEEEFSAAPDPTWDSDYLEMLERRSASRGLEGNEAGDSLSTGLSDTTGKGAKLFEQQRKRATEHAKKISTAQAQPSLMQSQPQPEIQTEEIQTQPSNLSVQVKKQVRLCVQPPPVAPKPAKPPELMVQDEACSIKKQITGFPPQVTPFTVNENTTSITVPVHTMVPVTHQPITPALPMMPSATASLPELPASSVLNRTARPFAPGFISHRAATAPVVFRPNTAKKTPRPVSVAVLAHPFSPPSDKKLIDVPSASFTVSQMSPVVPVEVSSTLVSMPTEPMPYSAPPDPAASLTLHPPSSVENIQSPVTILSPIVADSSVPANVITVTSSAGVTDPTIIASIASSQATASEYPMIAVDPIISAAPETLVSSMTPLSPIMYGEKATEIVSVAGEKTGILQEARRRNASKPMFKLLESNKNSPNPELLSMVQNFDDRHKQPYTEPASFSQDSYNIDDRRGRIAPPVAPKPRIIPDMPQIPQAEGKGAELFARRQNRRDLFVIDSPRSHPHPQQQQQQLRHQYTPPQSVISVIHPSEPSSWKYSPNVRAPPPIGYNPLLSPSCPLGLQHGGAKGLAKGSERNSKVTKSGHGFQKEGIKAIDFMRRQPYQLNPAMFRFGGDTSTQSLGPSYQRKPQVGHTLTQPRQVPVKAARVYEIKRFSTPTPMSAPTICPTVIAPRAQTTLGDPLCSSDMTSPTPSPMSPPPHPGSVATAMPARSHGLPELPKISATPVFVPTPYSPPASLSSMSSLSSHGLQGTKQFKSAPELSSLPPVHLKPIVQAPKPRFVATRVGIQPHVWRPGAL, from the exons GTGCGCAAGCGCAGCAAGGCATGCAGGGCAGGACTGCGAGAGGGGGACGAGCTGGTGTCCATCAATGAGAGCTCCTGTGAGCATATGTCCCATGCCCAGGCCATGAACTTCATTGATAGCATCCCTGGATCACTGCGTATTCGAGTAAAAAG GGCACCATCGGGATTCCAGTCAGTTGTTCTGGTTGCTCGAGCTCCATCTCCCCGCATCGATAAAGAGTACCGTGCTGCCCTAAGGGCTAAATCCCCATCCAGCTCCAAAGTGCAGCAGTCCAGTGTTCGTCAAGCATTTTACAGCTCAGCAACATCCCAGAATGTCCGCAGTGGTGTCACCTCCCCATTCGGTAGTGAGGCCTACtatggagagacagacagtgatgCAGACGTGGCAGCCCATGACCGTCAGCGTAAGCAGAAGCGCCATGTCCCCAGTAACTCTCCAGGAAAATCAGGCTACACTTCTTATTCTGTGGGAGAGACCTCAGAAATGAGTGGCTATGACAGTGCACCAGATGTCCAGGGCTACACCAGGATGGGGCATTGCTCTGAGGAGGGCACTCTACCTGGTGTGGTTCCAAGAGAGGTGGTGTACCAGCCACATTCATCTGGAGCCTGGTCTTCTCAGACATCCACTGAAACCTCATCCATGAGTGCAGATGAGCAGAGCTCTCATGACCTGGTATTGGAGGAGGATAGTGGCTTCCAGGAGCCTGCTAATGTACCACTAGTGTCTCCAGAGAGAGCAAAAGGGGCACTGAGACTGAGCTCCCATACACAATTGGTACCCATGGTGGGGCCAGTTAATAAACCAGTGGATGAGGAGCTCACAAAGACCTACATGGACAAGGCTAAACAAGCAA AATTAAACCGTGGTGACACCCCGCAAGACAAGCAGGTGAAGGAGGCCCGGAAAAAGTGTCGCACCATTGCCTGTCTGCTGACTGATGCACCTAATCCTCACTCCAAGGGTGTCCTAATGTTTAAAAAACGTCGCCAGCGCTCGAAGAAGTACACATTAACCAGTTACGGTAGTGTGGATGAGGACATGCAACAAGACTCTCAAGAGGAGGACACCCAATTCCTTGGAAGTGAATCTGAGGTGGATGAGGAGGAGTTCAGTGCAGCACCTGATCCCACATGGGACAGTGACTACCTGGAAATGCTGGAGAGGAGATCAGCATCCAGAGGGTTGGAAGGAAATGAAGCAGGAGACTCTCTGAGCACTGGCCTGAGTGACACCACAGGGAAAGGAGCAAAACTGTTTGAGCAGCAGAGGAAGAGAGCAACGGAGCATGCCAAGAAGATTTCTACTGCTCAGGCACAACCTAGTCTGATGCAGAGCCAACCCCAGCCTGAAATCCAAACAGAAGAAATACAGACACAACCATCAAATTTGTCTGTACAGGTAAAAAAACAAGTGAGGCTCTGTGTCCAGCCACCACCAGTTGCACCAAAACCTGCCAAACCACCAGAGCTAATGGTGCAAGATGAGGCATGTTCTATCAAGAAACAAATCACAGGATTTCCACCTCAAGTAACCCCTTTCACTGTTAATGAGAATACCACCAGCATAACAGTACCGGTTCATACCATGGTGCCTGTAACACACCAGCCCATAACTCCTGCTTTGCCAATGATGCCTTCAGCAACAGCTTCTCTTCCTGAGTTGCCTGCTAGCTCAGTTTTGAACCGCACAGCTCGCCCATTTGCCCCCGGGTTTATCAGTCACAGAGCAGCTACAGCACCAGTTGTGTTTCGCCCTAACACTGCTAAAAAGACACCCAGACCAGTCTCTGTGGCAGTATTGGCTCATCCTTTCTCACCACCATCTGATAAGAAGCTTATTGATGTACCTTCTGCCAGTTTTACAGTAAGCCAGATGAGCCCTGTTGTTCCTGTCGAGGTATCCTCCACATTAGTCTCAATGCCCACTGAGCCTATGCCATACTCTGCTCCTCCAGATCCTGCAGCTTCTCTTACTTTACATCCTCCTTCATCAGTGGAGAATATTCAGTCTCCTGTCACAATTCTATCACCTATAGTGGCTGACTCCTCTGTTCCTGCCAATGTAATTACAGTTACTTCTTCTGCTGGTGTCACAGATCCCACTATTATAGCCTCCATTGCTTCCTCTCAGGCCACTGCCTCTGAGTATCCAATGATAGCTGTTGACCCCATAATTTCTGCAGCTCCTGAAACTCTTGTCAGCTCAATGACTCCTCTGTCTCCTATAATGTATGGAGAGAAAGCCACAGAAATTGTTTCTGTAGCTGGTGAGAAAACTGGCATCCTTCAAGAGGCCCGTCGACGTAATGCCAGTAAGCCAATGTTTAAGTTGTTGGAAAGCAATAAAAACTCCCCCAATCCTGAGCTGCTGTCTATGGTGCAAAACTTTGATGACCGACATAAGCAACCATACACAGAGCCTGCCTCTTTCTCTCAAGATTCATACAACATTGATGATAGGAGGGGACGAATCGCACCACCAGTGGCTCCTAAACCACGCATCATCCCAGACATGCCTCAGATTCCTCAGGCTGAGGGTAAAGGTGCTGAGCTATTTGCAAGAAGACAGAATCGCAGAGATCTTTTTGTAATAGATTCTCCTCGATCACACCCTCAtccgcagcagcagcagcagcagctgcgGCACCAGTATACACCCCCCCAGTCTGTTATATCTGTGATCCATCCATCTGAACCTTCATCCTGGAAGTACTCTCCAAATGTCCGTGCTCCCCCACCCATTGGGTACAATCCTCTCCTATCTCCTTCTTGTCCTCTGGGATTACAGCATGGAGGAGCAAAGGGATTAGCAAAGGGATCTGAAAGAAACTCCAAAGTGACTAAGAGTGGTCATGGATTCCAGAAGGAAGGTATTAAGGCCATAGACTTCATGAGACGGCAGCCTTATCAACTCAACCCAGCAATGTTCAGGTTTGGAGGTGACACCAGCACACAATCCTTAGGTCCTTCCTATCAGAGGAAGCCACAAGTGGGTCACACCTTGACCCAACCCAGACAGGTCCCCGTAAAGGCAGCGCGAGTTTATGAGATCAAACGCTTTTCTACTCCTACCCCTATGTCAGCTCCAACAATATGCCCTACAGTGATTGCACCACGTGCACAAACCACTTTAGGTGATCCCTTGTGTAGCTCTGACATGACCTCCCCTACCCCATCACCCATGTCCCCACCACCTCATCCTGGATCTGTAGCTACAGCAATGCCTGCACGATCTCATGGTTTGCCAGAACTCCCTAAAATCTCTGCCACTCCCGTATTTGTTCCTACTCCATACTCACCCCCAGCTTCTCTATCCAGTATGTCAAGCCTAAGCTCCCATGGTCTCCAGGGTACCAAACAGTTCAAGAGTGCCCCTGAGCTTAGTTCCCTGCCACCAGTCCACCTGAAGCCTATAGTCCAGGCACCCAAGCCACGCTTTGTTGCCACACGGGTTGGCATACAGCCTCACGTTTGGAGGCCTGGCGCTCTGTAA